A stretch of the Musa acuminata AAA Group cultivar baxijiao chromosome BXJ2-7, Cavendish_Baxijiao_AAA, whole genome shotgun sequence genome encodes the following:
- the LOC103992175 gene encoding protein trichome birefringence-like 16, translated as MKLGTLNGLRGKRLSLTLIIIFTTLLIWGWERTPHQDTFHPQHEQDLYPQVARIKYIHQLPSEEEDFPDADTIGNRTNGTVSQVLSDKPVGSPTASKTTEVDEGLRAITVENNACNYAKGKWVSHERRPLYSGFGCKQWLSEPWACRLTQRKDFSYEKFRWQPESCDMPEFEGSKFLRRMQDKTIAFVGDSLGRQQFQSLMCMVSGGEQRSDVEDVGLQYGFVTGPDAARPNGWAYRFPSTNTTILYYWSATLCDVESLNVSDPATNYAMHLDRPTSFLSQNLHRFDVLILNTGHHWNRGKLNANRWEMYVNGAPNTDKKLAPMGSAKDFAVHSVVKWLDGQLPLHPRLKAFYRSISPRHFFNGEWNSGGTCDNTKPLAGGSVVSQDAAVDVAAVSAVNGTSVELLDITALSQLRDEGHISKYSIKGTQGVQDCLHWCLPGIPDTWNEILAAQL; from the exons ATGAAATTGGGGACTCTAAATGGACTGAGAGGTAAACGTCTTTCGCTCactctcatcatcatcttcacaACGCTTCTTATATGGGGATGGGAGAGAACACCGCACCAAGATACTTTCCACCCACAACATGAGCAGGATTTGTATCCTCAAG TTGCTCGCATTAAGTATATCCATCAGCTTCCATCAGAAGAGGAAGATTTTCCAGATGCTGACACAATTGGAAATCGGACGAATGGAACAGTATCGCAAGTTCTCAGTGATAAGCCAGTAGGTTCTCCAACAGCAAGTAAAACAACAGAAGTGGATGAAGGCCTTCGAGCAATAACTGTAGAGAATAACG CTTGTAACTATGCAAAAGGGAAATGGGTTTCACACGAGAGAAGACCGTTGTATTCTGGGTTTGGATGTAAACAGTGGCTATCTGAACCTTGGGCTTGTAGATTGACTCAGCGGAAAGATTTCTCCTATGAAAAATTCAGATGGCAGCCAGAAAGCTGTGATATGCCCGAGTTTGAGGGTTCCAAATTCTTGAGAAG GATGCAGGACAAAACCATTGCCTTTGTAGGGGATTCCTTGGGAAGACAGCAgttccaatcacttatgtgtatgGTGTCTGGTGGCGAACAAAGATCCGATGTGGAAGATGTTGGGCTACAGTATGGTTTTGTCACAGGCCCTGATGCTGCACGACCAAATGGTTGGGCTTATCGGTTCCCAAGCACCAATACCACCATCTTGTACTACTGGTCTGCAACCCTCTGTGATGTGGAATCTCTGAATGTATCAGATCCAGCTACTAATTATGCCATGCACCTTGATCGGCCAACATCATTTTTAAGCCAAAATCTTCATAGATTTGATGTTCTGATTCTTAACACTGGCCACCACTGGAACAGAGGGAAGCTAAATGCTAATAGGTGGGAAATGTATGTTAATGGAGCACCCAACACTGACAAGAAGCTTGCACCCATGGGAAGTGCCAAAGATTTTGCTGTTCATAGTGTCGTCAAGTGGTTAGACGGCCAGCTGCCACTGCATCCACGGCTGAAAGCATTTTATAGGTCAATTTCTCCCAGGCATTTCTTTAATGGAGAGTGGAACTCTGGAGGTACTTGTGATAATACCAAACCACTGGCAGGTGGGAGTGTTGTTTCACAGGATGCTGCTGTTGATGTAGCTGCTGTAAGTGCTGTGAATGGCACGAGTGTTGAGCTTTTGGATATCACTGCTTTATCCCAACTGAGGGATGAGGGGCATATCTCCAAGTACAGTATTAAAGGCACACAAGGTGTTCAGGATTGCTTGCATTGGTGCCTGCCAGGTATTCCTGATACATGGAATGAGATCTTAGCCGCTCAGCTCTAA
- the LOC135617543 gene encoding signal peptidase complex subunit 2-like encodes MASSSAAKNSKKTNLLDHHSIKHLLDESVTEVVKSRGYAEDSRLSNVRLLIGSIIIAIALLAQFYPKKFPENRDFLIVCIGLYVVFNGLLQFISYTKEKNAILFTYPPAGSFNSTGLVVSSKLPRFSDMYTLTIASADPKSISANKPVVLTKSVTKWFTKDGVLVEGLFWKDVEKLIDDYNGDRKSK; translated from the exons ATGGCGAGCAGCAGCGCGGCGAAGAACTCCAAGAAGACGAACCTCCTCGATCACCACTCCATCAAGCATCTCCTCGACGAATCCGTCACCGAG GTCGTCAAGAGTCGGGGGTACGCGGAGGACTCCAGGTTGAGCAACGTGAGGTTGCTGATCGGATCCATCATCATCGCCATCGCGCTCCTTGCGCAGTTCTACCCCAAGAAGTTCCCCGAGAACAGGGATTTCCTTATTGTTTGCATCGGATT GTATGTGGTATTTAACGGGCTGTTGCAGTTCATCAGCTACACGAAGGAGAAGAACGCTATCCTTTTTACTTATCCTCCGGCT GGATCTTTCAATAGTACTGGATTGGTTGTGTCTTCGAAGTTGCCAAGGTTCTCTGATATGTACACTCTTACAATAGCCAGTGCAGATCCAAAGTCCATTTCTGCTAATAAGCCAGTTGTTCTGACAAAGAGTGTCACAAAATG GTTCACCAAGGATGGTGTCCTTGTTGAAGGTCTCTTCTGGAAGGATGTTGAGAAACTGATTGATGATTACAATGGGGATCGGAAGAGCAAATGA
- the LOC103992254 gene encoding uncharacterized protein LOC103992254: MESRSLILAVLLTVLLSPHLVSADVPSFGPFPSPSSSPSPSPSPSPSSCPSPSPSSFPSPSPHTYATLQNHVTSTARQLPHQPSSNDGHQEQPPAPPGKFDRLNLGEKVGLAFLAVAVALHVVLGGFLVFQRQQLRKMERGDRLMAEEPSSSSASSSSS, encoded by the coding sequence ATGGAGTCGCGATCTCTAATCCTCGCCGTGCTCCTGACCGTGCTCCTTTCCCCCCACCTCGTCTCCGCCGATGTCCCCTCCTTCGGCCCCTTCCCGTCGCCGTCGtcatccccatccccatccccatctcCGTCGCCGTCGTCATGCCCATCCCCGTCGCCGTCGTCATTCCCATCTCCGTCGCCGCACACTTACGCCACGCTGCAGAATCATGTGACATCGACCGCCCGCCAGCTGCCGCATCAGCCTAGTAGCAATGACGGCCACCAGGAGCAGCCACCGGCGCCGCCCGGAAAATTTGACCGGCTCAATCTCGGGGAGAAGGTTGGGCTGGCGTTTCTCGCCGTCGCCGTGGCGCTCCATGTGGTGCTGGGGGGATTCCTGGTCTTCCAGAGACAGCAGTTGAGGAAAATGGAGCGCGGGGATCGGCTGATGGCGGAGgagccttcctcttcctctgcttcctcttcttcttcgtga